Within the Enterobacter roggenkampii genome, the region TGGTGAACTGGCTGCTGCTCTTCGCGGCCTATGAGCGTATCTCAATTGGTCTTTCAACCGTGGTCTATAACACCCAGCCTTTTATGCTGGTCTTGATGGGGATGTTTCTGGGCGAACGCGTCAGCCTGGTGAAATGGGGCTGGCTATTCCTCGCCTTTGGCGGCGTGGTGATCCTGCTCTCCAGCGAGCTCACCGGCGCGCATGGCAGCGAATGGCTCACCGGAATAGGTTTGGCCATGGCCGCGGCCTTCTTCTACGCGCTGACGGCAATCATTGCGCGCAAACTGAAAACAATCGCACCGCAGCATATTGCCTTTATCCAGGTGCTGACCGGCGTCGTGATGCTTTTGCCGTTTGCCAGCCTGCCGTCATTTTCCGGTGATTTCCCCTGGCCGATGCTGCTGACGCTCGGCATTGTCCATACCGGCATTATGTACCAGCTGCTCTACAGCGCAATTCAGAAGCTGCCTACGCCCATCACCGGCTCCCTGTCGTTTATCTATCCGGTGGTGGCAATTGTTGTCGATAATCTGGTGTTCGGACACGCGCTTAACCTGACGCAGCTGGCGGGCGGCGCGCTGATCCTGTTTGCTGCCGCGGGCAACAACCTGGGCTGGGGCGAAAAAAAACCCCGCGAGCGCGGGGTTAGTATCAAAACGGCGAATTAGCGACGGGCGCGAACAATCTGGTATTTGCGCGTCAGGTACTCCACCGGCGCGCTCCAGATGTGGACCAGGCGGGAGAACGGGAACAGCACAAACAGCGTCATCCCCAGCACCAGGTGAACGCGGAAGATAAACGCCACGCCGTCCAGGTGCTCAGATGCTCCGCCGTGGAAGGTCACCACGGACTGCGCCCAGCCGACCAGCTTCATCATTTCGCTTCCGTCCATATGCTGCGCCGAGAACGGAATGGTCAGCAGACCCAGCGCGCACTGTACCATCAGCAGGGAGAGGATCAGGATATCCGCTGCGGTTGTGGTCGCACGCACGCGCGGGCTGAACAGACGACGCTTGAGCAGCAGCAGGCCGCCAACAAGGGTCATCACGCCGCAGGCACCGCCCGCGATCATCGCCATCTTCTGCTTCACCTCAATCGGCAGCCACGCTTCATACATCCAGTGCGGCGTCAGCATCCCGAGGAAGTGACCGGCAAAAATGCCCAGAATCCCGATGTGGAACAGGTTAGACGCCACGTGCATCCCCTTGCGGTCCAGCATCTGGCTGGAGGCGGCACGCCAGGTGTACTGGCCATAATCGTAACGCAGCCAGCTTCCCACCAGGAACACGGTGCCCGCGATATACGGGTAAATGTCAAAGAAGAACATATTCAGGAAGTGCATTAGTGCCGTCCTCCGTTAGAGATATTCAAATATTGCGGGGCAACCGCGCCGGCAAAGCGGCGCTGGTGAGCAGCGATTTCAGACTCGCCGCAGTTCTGGTCAGCAAAGAATTTGACCTGCTCTTCTTCCCAGACCGCATCCAGCGCCTGTGGCGTATCGTCACGGGCCTCATCGGCGATTTTCTCCGCCACTTTTTCACTGTCGACAGAGGCGTTGGCGAGCTTCACCAGCAGATCGAACAGCACCGCGTAGCGGCTCTCACGCTGCTGAAGACGCGCGCCGAGCAGCGCCAGGATCGGCGCGATGTCCTGCAGACCGCCCAGCGCCTCTTCTTTTGGCAGCTGCGCCAGATATTCCAGATAGAGCGGCAGGTGATCCGGCAGCTCGCGGCTGTCGAGCTGCAGGCCGTGCTGCTCGTACTGTGCCATCAGGTCAACCATCGCCTGACCGCGGTCGCGGGATTCACCGTGAACGTGTTCGAACAGCAGCAGCGAGGTCGCACGCCCCCGATCAAACAGCTGACTGTAGTCCGCCTGCGCATCAAGAAGATCGCGCGCCAGCAGGTCACGGAGGAAAACGCCAAGCCGCTGGGCATCTTCTTTATCCAGGTTTTCAGATGCCGCAAGCGCATCAAAGAGCTCCTGTTGATGCTGCGCCAGCGCAGCATCCGGGTACTCGAGCAGACGCGAAACAATGACGAGTTCAATCATGAGTGCGGCTCCGTTTTACTGGTCACATCCATGGCGTCGATGCGACGGCTGTTGAACAGGTTGAATTTGCTGTCTGACCCGTGGCAGCCGTCGCCAAAGGTAAAGCCACAGCCGTTTTTCTCCGGGAAGGCCTCGCGGGCCAGCTCACGGTGGCTGCTCGGCACCACGAAACGGTCTTCGTAGTTGGCAATCGCCAGATAGCGGTACATTTCCTGCGCCTGCGCTTCGGTCAGACCGACCTCTTCCAGCGCGCGGGTGTCGGTTACGCCGTCCACGGTTTCGGCACGCTTGAAGTGGCGCATCGCCAGCATACGCTTCAGCGCCAGCAGTACGGGCTGGGTATCCCCTGCGGTCAGCAGGTTGGCCAGGTACTGCACCGGGATACGCAGGCTCTCCACGTCCGGCAGAATGCCGTTGCTGCCCAGCTCACCCGCGTCAGCGGCAGACTGAATCGGCGACAGCGGCGGCACGTACCAGACCATCGGCAGCGTGCGGTATTCCGGATGCAGCGGCAGGGCCAGCTTCCAGTCCATCGCCATTTTGTACACCGGAGACTGCTGCGCGGCGTCAATCACGCTCTGCGGAATGCCGTCCTTCAGCGCCTGCTCAATCACCTTCGGATCGTTCGGGTCGAGGAACACGTCCAGCTGACGCTGATACAGATCCTTCTCGTTCTCGGTGCTCGCGGCGTTTTCAATCGCGTCCGCGTCGTACAGCAGCACGCCGAGGTAGCGAATACGGCCTACGCAGCTTTCGGAACAGACGGTCGGCAT harbors:
- a CDS encoding DMT family transporter, with amino-acid sequence MRDFHKGVWQMSLAMLISGSIGAFVLLSGLPVTEVVFWRCLIGAMALFIFIRASQKPFSPLTRTTLLLAIFGGVALVVNWLLLFAAYERISIGLSTVVYNTQPFMLVLMGMFLGERVSLVKWGWLFLAFGGVVILLSSELTGAHGSEWLTGIGLAMAAAFFYALTAIIARKLKTIAPQHIAFIQVLTGVVMLLPFASLPSFSGDFPWPMLLTLGIVHTGIMYQLLYSAIQKLPTPITGSLSFIYPVVAIVVDNLVFGHALNLTQLAGGALILFAAAGNNLGWGEKKPRERGVSIKTAN
- the narI gene encoding respiratory nitrate reductase subunit gamma codes for the protein MHFLNMFFFDIYPYIAGTVFLVGSWLRYDYGQYTWRAASSQMLDRKGMHVASNLFHIGILGIFAGHFLGMLTPHWMYEAWLPIEVKQKMAMIAGGACGVMTLVGGLLLLKRRLFSPRVRATTTAADILILSLLMVQCALGLLTIPFSAQHMDGSEMMKLVGWAQSVVTFHGGASEHLDGVAFIFRVHLVLGMTLFVLFPFSRLVHIWSAPVEYLTRKYQIVRARR
- the narJ gene encoding nitrate reductase molybdenum cofactor assembly chaperone; amino-acid sequence: MIELVIVSRLLEYPDAALAQHQQELFDALAASENLDKEDAQRLGVFLRDLLARDLLDAQADYSQLFDRGRATSLLLFEHVHGESRDRGQAMVDLMAQYEQHGLQLDSRELPDHLPLYLEYLAQLPKEEALGGLQDIAPILALLGARLQQRESRYAVLFDLLVKLANASVDSEKVAEKIADEARDDTPQALDAVWEEEQVKFFADQNCGESEIAAHQRRFAGAVAPQYLNISNGGRH
- the narH gene encoding nitrate reductase subunit beta, encoding MKIRSQVGMVLNLDKCIGCHTCSVTCKNVWTSREGMEYAWFNNVESKPGTGFPTDWENQEKWKGGWIRKINGKLQPRMGNRAWLLGKIFANPHLPGIEDYYEPFDYDYQNLHNAPEGKHQPIARPRSLITGQRMDKITSGPNWEEILGGEFEKRAKDQNFENMQKAMYGQFENTFMMYLPRLCEHCLNPACVATCPSGAIYKREEDGIVLIDQDKCRGWRMCITGCPYKKIYFNWKSGKSEKCIFCYPRIEAGMPTVCSESCVGRIRYLGVLLYDADAIENAASTENEKDLYQRQLDVFLDPNDPKVIEQALKDGIPQSVIDAAQQSPVYKMAMDWKLALPLHPEYRTLPMVWYVPPLSPIQSAADAGELGSNGILPDVESLRIPVQYLANLLTAGDTQPVLLALKRMLAMRHFKRAETVDGVTDTRALEEVGLTEAQAQEMYRYLAIANYEDRFVVPSSHRELAREAFPEKNGCGFTFGDGCHGSDSKFNLFNSRRIDAMDVTSKTEPHS